In a genomic window of Paludisphaera rhizosphaerae:
- a CDS encoding efflux RND transporter permease subunit yields the protein MNPIVFAMRRPVTTMMFVVALISSGVLAYSRMRVDIFPALNTPKIYVFLDYVGMSPDQMEGFIVNQLELFFQYVDGVQDINTRNIQQVSLCELSFYPGTDMGQAMAQVVAMSSRAMSWMPKGTLPPMIMRMDAGSVPVGYLVFESEKTSLGAMGDLAQNVVRPLVQKYVPGTVAISPFGPNMRSIIINVDPQKLLAYNLKPQQLVEALAQGNTVAPAGNIYVKDSMPLVSNNATVTDIQRLGDIPLRIGENVYLRDVASIADDTDITYGYALVNGKKSVYLPIIKKDTGSTLTVVADVHKSLPVFRDAVPKDVSVNFEFDESPTVLAAVESVATEGLIGACLTGLMILLFLGDLRSVIVVVANIPLALMGSLFGLWVTGNTINIMSLGGMALAIGILVDEATVTIEATHVQMQRSSNIATAVLHGNLITAVPRLLALLCILSVFIPAFIMGDPLRSLFMPLTLGVGFAMIASYILSSTFVPIMCVALLKHKEHEDEEAGVFGRVLKGYRKLVHAFVGWKLIVVTAYLGACVAVLALLGLQIGTELFPQIDSGQFVLRFRPPPGSNFDLTREMAVKCLAVIEEEAKAENIQISMGFVGQVAPNFGIDNMVLFMRGPDDGQLRVALKEDSGIKLEELREKLRDALPKRVGGWLAKRLQDGGLPQAEAERQSKTALYGFEPGDIVTNVMSFGSPMPIAVRIVGTDLNLVRQHAEKLAAELRKIDTLRDVQFQQQLDYPTVEVTVDREKAGLSGARIEDVVHALVMATASTRFANLNYWVDVKTGFDYLVQLQIPPKRLDKPEDVETLPLESVNPLINLMIRDVASVGRGVRPGEIDRDMSQRYLTLVANVEGVDMGRASKSVQKAIDDAGEAPRGVRVELMGQLPPMIEMFKALGIGLGVAVFVIFVLLTAYFQSPRLALISIGAVPGVLAGIATILYFWNTSLNIESFMGSIMCLGVSVSNSVMLVTYMDEYWKGGSPPSEAAVKGAGDRLRPILMTACAMSVGMVPMALALERGSQMQAPLGRAVIGGLVMSTFATLLVVPSIFALVMGRRKAESPSIYPDDPDSRHYDPDVFVDQSHGAPGHGPAHHAAEEVEEDDDGSSRGQVPGRKREVETRHEEDAVAFLRRILDEARAKRHDMVTHYTVDDLRAALGFTRSDPPEAESPHTNGDDGPASPDHDDLHGGR from the coding sequence ATGAATCCCATCGTATTCGCGATGCGTCGCCCGGTTACGACGATGATGTTCGTCGTGGCCCTGATCAGCAGCGGCGTTCTCGCGTACAGCCGTATGCGCGTGGATATCTTCCCCGCGTTGAATACGCCGAAGATCTATGTCTTCCTCGACTACGTCGGGATGAGTCCGGACCAGATGGAGGGCTTCATCGTCAACCAGCTGGAGCTTTTCTTCCAGTACGTCGACGGCGTCCAGGACATCAATACCCGGAACATTCAGCAGGTCTCGCTGTGCGAGCTCTCCTTCTATCCAGGCACCGATATGGGGCAGGCGATGGCGCAGGTGGTCGCCATGTCCAGCAGAGCCATGTCATGGATGCCCAAGGGGACGCTGCCGCCAATGATCATGCGAATGGACGCCGGCAGCGTCCCCGTGGGCTACCTCGTCTTCGAGAGCGAGAAGACGTCGCTCGGGGCAATGGGAGACCTCGCGCAGAACGTGGTTCGCCCCCTGGTGCAGAAGTACGTTCCCGGTACGGTGGCCATCTCGCCGTTCGGTCCCAACATGCGGTCGATCATCATCAACGTCGACCCGCAGAAGCTCCTCGCCTACAACCTGAAACCTCAGCAGCTTGTGGAGGCTCTCGCCCAGGGGAACACCGTCGCCCCGGCAGGGAACATCTACGTCAAGGACTCGATGCCCCTCGTGTCCAACAACGCCACCGTGACCGACATTCAGCGGCTGGGAGACATCCCCCTACGGATCGGTGAGAACGTCTATCTTCGCGACGTCGCCTCGATCGCCGACGACACCGACATCACGTATGGATACGCTCTCGTCAACGGCAAGAAGTCGGTCTATCTGCCGATCATCAAGAAGGATACGGGCTCGACGCTGACCGTCGTCGCCGACGTCCATAAGTCGCTGCCGGTCTTCCGGGACGCCGTCCCCAAGGACGTTTCCGTCAACTTCGAGTTCGACGAATCGCCGACGGTGCTCGCCGCCGTCGAGAGCGTGGCGACCGAAGGCCTCATCGGAGCCTGCCTGACAGGCTTGATGATCCTTCTCTTCCTCGGCGACCTCCGGAGCGTGATCGTCGTCGTGGCGAACATCCCGCTGGCCCTCATGGGATCCTTGTTCGGGCTGTGGGTGACGGGAAACACGATCAACATCATGTCGCTGGGCGGCATGGCGCTGGCCATCGGCATTCTTGTCGATGAGGCGACGGTGACCATCGAGGCGACGCACGTCCAGATGCAGAGGTCTTCCAACATCGCCACGGCGGTTCTGCATGGAAATCTGATCACGGCGGTTCCTCGGCTGCTGGCCCTTTTGTGCATTTTGTCGGTCTTCATCCCGGCCTTCATCATGGGCGACCCGTTGCGCTCGCTGTTTATGCCGCTGACGCTGGGCGTCGGCTTCGCGATGATCGCGTCGTACATCCTTTCCAGCACGTTCGTTCCGATCATGTGCGTCGCGCTCCTCAAGCACAAGGAGCATGAGGACGAGGAGGCGGGCGTCTTCGGGCGCGTCTTGAAAGGCTATCGCAAGCTCGTTCACGCGTTCGTCGGATGGAAGTTGATCGTGGTCACGGCCTACCTGGGGGCATGCGTCGCGGTCCTGGCCCTCCTGGGGCTGCAGATCGGGACCGAGCTCTTCCCTCAGATCGACTCGGGACAGTTCGTGCTTCGGTTCCGGCCTCCACCGGGCTCGAACTTCGACCTCACTCGCGAGATGGCCGTGAAGTGTCTCGCGGTGATTGAGGAGGAGGCCAAGGCGGAGAACATCCAGATCTCCATGGGCTTCGTCGGCCAGGTCGCGCCGAACTTCGGCATCGACAACATGGTGCTCTTCATGCGCGGGCCGGACGACGGCCAGCTCCGGGTCGCTTTGAAGGAGGACAGCGGGATCAAGCTGGAAGAATTGCGAGAGAAGCTTCGTGACGCGTTGCCTAAGCGCGTCGGAGGATGGTTGGCGAAGCGGTTGCAGGATGGAGGGCTTCCCCAGGCCGAGGCTGAGCGTCAGTCGAAGACGGCTCTTTATGGGTTCGAACCCGGCGACATCGTGACGAACGTCATGAGCTTCGGATCCCCGATGCCCATCGCCGTTCGGATCGTCGGCACCGACCTGAATTTGGTCCGCCAGCATGCGGAGAAACTCGCCGCGGAACTGAGGAAGATCGACACACTCCGCGACGTCCAATTCCAGCAGCAGCTCGACTATCCCACCGTCGAGGTCACGGTGGACCGGGAGAAGGCGGGACTTAGCGGCGCCAGGATCGAGGACGTCGTCCACGCTCTCGTTATGGCGACGGCTTCCACTCGTTTCGCCAACCTGAACTACTGGGTCGACGTGAAGACCGGCTTCGACTACCTCGTGCAGCTCCAGATACCGCCCAAGCGGCTGGACAAACCCGAGGACGTCGAGACGCTGCCGCTCGAATCGGTCAACCCGCTGATCAACCTGATGATTCGCGACGTCGCAAGCGTCGGACGGGGCGTCCGTCCGGGCGAGATCGACCGCGACATGTCCCAGCGTTACTTGACGCTCGTCGCGAACGTCGAGGGCGTGGACATGGGTCGGGCGTCCAAATCCGTTCAGAAGGCCATTGACGACGCCGGGGAGGCCCCTCGAGGCGTCCGCGTCGAATTGATGGGCCAGCTTCCGCCGATGATCGAGATGTTCAAGGCTCTGGGTATCGGCCTGGGCGTGGCCGTCTTTGTGATCTTCGTGCTTCTGACGGCCTACTTTCAGTCGCCGCGACTCGCCTTGATCTCGATTGGTGCGGTGCCGGGCGTGCTCGCGGGCATCGCGACGATCCTGTACTTCTGGAATACGTCGTTGAATATCGAGTCCTTCATGGGCTCGATCATGTGCCTGGGCGTCTCGGTGTCGAACTCCGTCATGCTCGTGACCTACATGGACGAGTACTGGAAGGGGGGATCGCCACCGTCGGAGGCGGCCGTCAAGGGGGCGGGCGACCGTCTTCGGCCCATCCTCATGACGGCCTGCGCCATGAGCGTCGGGATGGTGCCGATGGCCCTGGCGCTGGAACGCGGGAGCCAGATGCAGGCACCGCTGGGAAGGGCCGTGATCGGCGGACTCGTGATGTCGACCTTCGCAACCCTCCTGGTCGTTCCGTCGATCTTTGCGTTGGTTATGGGGCGAAGGAAGGCGGAGTCGCCTTCGATCTATCCAGACGACCCGGACAGCCGTCACTACGACCCCGACGTCTTCGTCGATCAGTCGCATGGCGCGCCCGGCCACGGCCCGGCTCATCACGCGGCGGAGGAGGTTGAGGAAGACGACGACGGAAGCAGTCGCGGACAGGTGCCTGGCCGCAAGAGGGAGGTGGAGACTCGGCACGAAGAAGACGCCGTCGCCTTCCTGCGGCGGATTCTTGACGAGGCCCGAGCCAAGCGTCACGACATGGTGACTCATTACACGGTCGACGACCTCCGCGCCGCGCTCGGCTTCACTCGAAGCGATCCCCCAGAGGCGGAATCTCCTCATACTAACGGCGACGACGGCCCGGCTTCCCCCGATCATGACGACCTGCACGGAGGCCGATGA